A window of Amycolatopsis sp. 195334CR genomic DNA:
CCGAGGTCGGCCATCGTCCTGGCGAGCGGGACCATGATCACCTGGAACGGCACGAACAACGCCGCGAGGCAGCCGAGGAACAGCGCCCGCGAGCCGCGGAACCGCAGGCTGCCGATGGCGAATCCGGCCATCGACCCGAACCACAGCAGCAGGACCACCGCGCAGGTCACCACGATGAGCGAAGTGGTGAAGTACCGCGCCATCCCGGCGTCGTCCCAGGCGGTGGCGAGGTTGTCCCACCGCGGGGAGTCCGTGGGGGAGAAGCGGTCGAGGACGTACTCGCGCCGGGTCTTCAGCGCGACGTTCGTGGTGAAGACCAGCGGGTAGATCGTGGCCAGCGCGAGCGCCGCCATCGGCACGGCGGCCAGCCACCGGCCCGCGCCCGCCATCAGCCTTCCCCGCCCGACCGGCGGAGCAGGCTGATCTGCAGCAGGCCCGCGGCCACCATGACGAGGAAGAGCACGGTGGACGCCGCCGAGGCCAGCGCCGGGCGGTCCAGCTGGCCCTGCTGGATCCAGATGTAGTACTCCGGCAGGTAGGTGGCGCCGCCCGGGCCGCCGCCGGTCATCACGTAGAGCAGGCCGAACATCGAGGTGAGCAGCCCGATCATGGTGGTCACGAAGACGAACTGGATGGTGCGGGACAGGCCGGGCACGATCACGTGCCAGATCAGCCGGGGCAGTGCCGCGCCGTCGATCCGCGCGGCGTCGAGCAGTGACGAGTCCAAAGTGGAGAAACCGGCGAGGAACACCACCAGCGCCATGCCGAAGGTCGCCCAGACGTACACGCCGACCACCGCGAAGAGGGCCACGTCCGGATCACCGAGCCAGTCGACCGGGCCGAGGCCGACGGCACCGAGCACGGCGTTGGCCGGGCCGTCGAAGGCCAGCAGCAGGTTGAAGATCGCCCCGGCGATCACCGGGGACAGCACGGCGGGGAAGAAGTAGACCCCGCGGAACACGCGGTGTCCCGGCACCCGCAGGTAGATGAACGTCGCGAGCAGCCCGGGGATCGCGACCGCCACCGGGAGCAGGAGGATCAGCAGCAGCACGTTCCGCAGCGCGCCGAGGAACAGCGGGTCGCCGAACAGGGTCGCGTAGTTGTCCAGCCCGACGGCCGTTCCGTCGCGTTCCCCGTCCCCGGTGAAGGAGAAGTTGACGCCGAGGCCCAGCGGGTACACCCGCAGCACGACGAGGACCAGCACGGCCGGGGCCACCAGCACGTACGGCGCGAGGCGATCCGCGCTCAGGCGGCGGGCACCGGCCGGCACCCGGTCAGCCGTCCCGGTCCGAGGCGGCCAGCTGCGCCAGCGCGTCGTCGACGGTGACCGAGCCGCTGAGCAGTTGCTGGGACAGCCGCCCCATCAGGTCGAGGGTCGACGAGGACAGGGCCACGTGCAGGGCGGGCCTGCCGCCGGCGATCCCGGAGACGATCTCGGAGACGACCGGGCCCGCCTCCGACACGTCGAGGGAGGTGTCCGCGGCGATCGCACCGGCGCCGGTGTGGAACGCCGCCAGTGCGTCCTTTGTGGTCAGTGAGCGGACGAGGTCGGCGGCGCGCGCGGGATCGGCGGTCCACCTGGTCACCGCGTACCCGATGCCGCCGTCGTAGGGCAGGCTCGGTGCCGTGCCCGCGGTGATCACCGGTGCCCGCAGCACGCCGAGGTCGGCGGGGTCGAGGAACTCGCCGAAGTCCTGCCAGTGCCCGACATCCGACATCAGCCCGATGACGTGGGCCGCCTCGCCGGACTGGAACTTCGCGAAGGAGTCGTTGAACATCGCGGTCGAGTTGGCGCCTTCGGTGTTGAGCCCCGCGGCGTCGGTCTCGGTCCACAGCTCGAAGATCCGCTTCACGTTCGGCGAGGACCAGTCGCGTTTCCCGGCGATCCAGTCGCGGTACTCCTGGTCGGTGAGGGCGCCCGAACCCAGGCCCGAGAGGAAGAACTGGATTCCGGCGCCTTCCTTGTTGCCGAGCGCGAAGCAGCGCGCGCCGGTCCTGTCCTTGATCGTGGCGCACCGGGCGGTGAGGTCGTTCCAGGTCGCGGGCGGGCTGTCCGGGTCGAGGCCCGCTTCCCGGTACAGCTTCTTGTTGAAGTAGATCGGATGACCCTGCAGCGTGACCGGTGAGGCGTAGGTCTTGCCGTTCGCGCCGAACGCGTCCCAGCCCGTCAGCCGGTTCCGGTCCTCGGCGACGTAGGGATCCAGCGGCACGAGCGCGTCCACCCGGTCGCGGATCCGGCCGCCACCGTTGAACAACACCACGTCCGGCCCCGCACCGGCCTGGATGGCGGTGCCGAGCAGGGTGTAGTACTGGTCGAACGGCTGCGCCACGAACTCGACGGTGACGCCGGGGTGCTTGCCCGCGAAGTCGGCCTTCGCCTTTTCGAGGTAGGCGGCCGCGGCGGGATCACCGGACTTCCAGTCCCAGACCACCAGCTTGCCCGTTCCGGTGGAGGACGATTCGGGGCCCGAAGCGCTCCCGCAACCCGCTAGTGCCAGCGTTGCCAGCAGCGCCACCGCCCACCGTGCCGGACGCTTCACTTCCGGCTCCACTGCTGGTTCGCCCCGCCGTGACAGGACCAGAGGTGGACCACGGTCCCGTTCGCGGTCCCGCCGCCGCTGGCGTCCAGGCACAGCCCCGAGTGCACGCCGGTGATGGTGCCGTTGGCGTTGAGGTTCCACTGCTGGTTGGTGCCGCCGTGGCAGGCCCAGGTGAGTACCGCGGTGCCGTTGGCCGTTCCCTTCCCGGACGCGTCGAGGCAGTTGCCGCCGAGGCCGACGAGTTGCTTGCCGGCGGTGTGGGTCCACTGCTGACCGGCGGTGCCGTTGCAGTCCCAGAGCCGGGTTCCGGTGCCGTTGACGTCGACGCAGCGGCCCGACTGGTTGCCGACGATGGTGCCGGTCGGCGGCCCGCTGCCGGTCCTGGGCCCGGCGTTCGCCATCACGGCCTGGGCACCGGCGGGCCAGTTCCCGTTGGTCACGGTGACATTGCCCTGCACCACGTTGCCCCGGTCGCCGTGGGTGATGTTGGTGCTGCCGTTGGCCGACCAGTTCCCGGTCACGGTCCAGTTGCCCATGTTCTCGCCGCCCCAGTAGTTGGCCGTGGCCCAGGTGCCGGTGGCGGAGAAGACGTTGCCGGTGGCGGTGTAGTACTTCGACCCCTCGTCGAAGTAGAGGCCGAAGTGGCCGTTCGTCCGCAGGCAGTGGTTGCCGCTGATCTCCGCGCCCGGGTTCCACGCCAGGGTGTAGACGCAGCCGCCGTCGTTCATCTGCTGCATGACGTCGTGGACGTAGTTGCCGACGAGCCGGTTGCCGGAGGCGGTGGTGGGGGTGGAGTACCGCGGCTGGTAGTTGTACAGGCCGC
This region includes:
- a CDS encoding ABC transporter substrate-binding protein encodes the protein MKRPARWAVALLATLALAGCGSASGPESSSTGTGKLVVWDWKSGDPAAAAYLEKAKADFAGKHPGVTVEFVAQPFDQYYTLLGTAIQAGAGPDVVLFNGGGRIRDRVDALVPLDPYVAEDRNRLTGWDAFGANGKTYASPVTLQGHPIYFNKKLYREAGLDPDSPPATWNDLTARCATIKDRTGARCFALGNKEGAGIQFFLSGLGSGALTDQEYRDWIAGKRDWSSPNVKRIFELWTETDAAGLNTEGANSTAMFNDSFAKFQSGEAAHVIGLMSDVGHWQDFGEFLDPADLGVLRAPVITAGTAPSLPYDGGIGYAVTRWTADPARAADLVRSLTTKDALAAFHTGAGAIAADTSLDVSEAGPVVSEIVSGIAGGRPALHVALSSSTLDLMGRLSQQLLSGSVTVDDALAQLAASDRDG
- a CDS encoding carbohydrate ABC transporter permease; amino-acid sequence: MPAGARRLSADRLAPYVLVAPAVLVLVVLRVYPLGLGVNFSFTGDGERDGTAVGLDNYATLFGDPLFLGALRNVLLLILLLPVAVAIPGLLATFIYLRVPGHRVFRGVYFFPAVLSPVIAGAIFNLLLAFDGPANAVLGAVGLGPVDWLGDPDVALFAVVGVYVWATFGMALVVFLAGFSTLDSSLLDAARIDGAALPRLIWHVIVPGLSRTIQFVFVTTMIGLLTSMFGLLYVMTGGGPGGATYLPEYYIWIQQGQLDRPALASAASTVLFLVMVAAGLLQISLLRRSGGEG